The genomic stretch ACCCAGCCTggggggtcagggagggcttcctggaagagaggGCACCTGAGCTGCGATCTGTGAGCCTGGTGGCGTGTTGGGGAGTTGTATCCCAGGCCATGGGACCACCCTGTGCAAAGACTGAGTTGACGGAGAGCTCTCACTCACCCAGTAATTTATACAGTTATTTGGTCATTCCCCAAACATTTGCTTAGACCTGACCCTAGGCCAGTCCCTGTAATGGTCCAGAGGTGTGAATCACACTCATCCCTGCCCTTCTAGACCTCAAAGGCTGCTGGGGGCTGCTGACACAACCACACACAGGGCAGAGTGCTCACTTACTGGATGTTTACAATGTACCAGGCACGGTGTGAATTCCATCAGATGAAGTAGCTCATTTAACTGGGACTAGAATTCTGTTCTCCCCACCTGTCATCCCCAGACAGACACAAACCCCAGGAGCTGAGACTGGAATagggaggcagacagagacaAATGAGATaaacacatttattcattcattctttccacaGATTCCCTGTATAATCAGATCTATGGTGCCACTGGATGTCAAATGCATCATTTTCTGTCCCACTAACAAGGGCAAAAATTGCTGCCAGTACACGTATGATACAACATTCCCTTATcacctaaaatttttattttacacttaCTCTTTGTAAActtagaaaatacagatttttcttttatatcatttatcaCTTGCATGTGTATCTAACTGGGAAAATACAAGGGAAATAAATTGGCGAGGATGTTCCTAACCACGGAGTCTGACTGTGTGGAATCACTTCCTCCTCTGAGCACAGGATGCTTTCCGACACTCCACGTCCTCGTCCTCTGCGCCACCAGGAGCACTGATGAAGCTGTTAAAAGCAGCTCCATTATCACATCAAGGCAGTGACAGCTACGTCACAATGGCTGCCTGGCTGACAGTGATTGTAAGGTGCCATCAGCTGTGACTTTCCCgatttcagaattgctaaaatgTGGGGGCGGGCGGAGGGAGTGCACCTTAGAATCGGTGAAGGTGATTCCTGAGCGTCCACTGTGTGTCTGCCAGGCTGGGAACAGCAATAGAGACAGTGGGGTGGGGGCCCTTCCTGCGGCATGTGCGTGCTGTGTGCCAAGGACCCGTTGGTTGATGTTTGGAGCCCAGCCGTGACCTCAGGCAGCTCCAGCCCTGACCCCATAGGTCTCAGAGTCCGGTGAGGGACACAGAATCCTCCTCTGACCGTGACGACCCACAGGGGTAAAGTAGGGATGGAGTCTCCAGACAAGTGTGAGAGCCAAGTGGGTGCCTGACCCAGCGGGGGTTCGGGTGGAGTCAGCGAAGGCTCTTTGGAGAAAGTTCATTCACCAAACACACTTCCTgggggcacctactgtgtgccaggccctgcttCCCTCACGAAGCTCCAAGCACTCTACCTCCTCTTCTTCCTATttcttaatcttatttatttagttatttttaaagattttatttatttattcatgagagacagagagtggcagagacacaggcagagggagaagcaggctccatgcagggagcccgacgtgggactcgatcctggggactccaggatcaggccctgggctgaaggcggtgttaaactgctgagccacccagggatcccagtctttttttatttaaattcaattaattaacagactgtattattagtttcagaggtagaggtcggTGGTTAGTCAGTcttatagaacacccagtgctcatcacatcacgttaCCCCCTCCTCGCATtctctcccctccagcgaccctcagtttgtttcctagagttgagagTCTCTtctgctttgtctccctctctgattccatcttgttttatttttgcctctcttcCCCTGGATCAAAAGACTTAGAGAATTTCCATGAGGTGCTGTTGAGGTCGAAAAGCAAGATGCAGAGAGCTGTGGCTAATGTCCTATTAAAGACTAAAAAACCCTTATACCaacatgcatgtgtatatgtgtacgtATCTACACAGATACTGATATCAATGCACGCATAAGTGTGTCCCTATATGTATTTATGCATCAAACGTCTAAATGGAATTATTTGACTTCAGGGAATAACAGGAAGACCTACGGGAGGCTGTTAGTATGAaatcctggggcggggggtggggggtgcctctGGGCAGAGTCTACagggagaaaagagggagaggagggaaaagcaaagggggaaaaattcaAAGCAGGTACATTTGTAGCAAAAGTACAAGTAGGGTGTTGTTCAGGGTAGCACTTATCTCAGGAGAGGAAAGGCATTTGGTCAGTGAAGGGGCCACTGGGGATTACAGCTGTTTTGATGTTTCCTGTCAGCTGAGCGGTGAGAGACACTGCTTACTCTTTGTTTTTGTATGTCCTAAGTAatttgtaataaattttaaaatcttgagtAATGTACTCACATTGGTGCCCTTACAGAAAAGCAGGAATGTACAATAAAATTGaactctcaaaaaacaaaattgaactcTGCCAGGGCTAACCTCCTCCCACTCACCCCGACCCACCCTCTCTAGACTCCAGGGTCACAGTCATCAGATGGCTGATGCTGCCTGCAAGCATTTCCTGAGCACCTCtgtgggctcccagctcagctgaGGTGGATCACGTCCTGACCCCATCCCCTGGGCCTCCAATCTCACAGAaacatctccttccttcctcaccaccccaggctcctctgcaccccacctTACAGCAGACATCCTCCAGacaggagggcttcctggggagcagagaggggcTTCTGAAGTCACACACCCATCTGGGCTGTGTAGCCCCAAGGGCGCTCCCCTTCCCCAATGATAGTAGATAAAGGCTATTTTTACTTGTATTGAACTCTGATTTCTGTGCACTTATGGTcctcacccaaggtcacaaaactaGTAACTGGCAAAGCTGGCATTTGATCCCACAGAGACTGGTACCAGAGACCAcactcttcttttattttagagagagagggagggaggggagcatacgagcaagggggaggggcagagggagagggagagggaatctcaagcaggctccacgctgagcattgggggctcaatctcatgacttggagatcatgatgtgagcagaaatcaagtcgtatgcttaaccgactgagtcacccaggcacccccagagtcCACACTCTTAACCACCATCCCTCTCTGATGTGACTCCCATCTGCATATCAAAGtaggcagttttcttttttaaagactttatttatttatttgagagagagcatgagagagagagcttgcaagCAGGGGCGGagcggtagagggagaagcagactccccactgagcagggaggccaaagtgggacttgatcacaggaccctgggatcacgacctgagccaaaagcagacgctcagccactgagccagccaggggcccctgatAAGATTTTTCTATGAAGACTTGAGAAGAACACCACAgccctgggggtgaggggagctcTCCCCTGAAGGCCAGGACATTCCAGGGCCTTCTGCTAATGGACAGGGATGGGGGCAGGTCAGGGAAGCTCTCAGCTGCTTTATTTTAGACTGTCCTCCCTCCCAGGAAGGACACGTAATGCAGGGTCATGTGTGCAGGCTCTGATGCACAGTGAGGTATTTCTGGGTAAAATGTGATGTCTGGGATTTGTTTTAAAACTTCTCAGCCCAAAgcggaaggaagggaggagggggtaggagtgggaaaggaagggagggagggtggaggggagaaggaagagaaaacagacagggggaagaaaagaggaaggaagatatggaggagaggagggaggacgggggaagaggaagggaaaggatatAAGTTGCAGAATATGGGGAATTTATGATGTGGGGGCAGGAGCGGTAGAAGGGGCATAGAGAGCTAAAGGATCATTATACTGTTTGCTCTGCTCTTGTGTGTGTTGCAGCTTTTCCTCCGTGTTTAACAGGAGGAAAAGTTTATCTTCTAGAATCAGGCTAATCCCACGGCTGCTACTTACTAGCACTTTCTCCCATGAGCCTCAGTTGTCTCTTTCACACACATGGACAAATAATAGTACAGCTGCCGTGATGAGTAACACCCTAGGAGGTGACTGCTTCCGTCTGCTGAAAGTTGAGGACGTGCCAAGCCTTATGCTTGACACACCTTACAGTAATGGGAGGTCAAACTCTTACTGCCTCCATCTTCCAAGTGGGAATGCAGGGCTCTCACAGATGTTACGAGGCTTTTCCAAGGCCACACAACAGATCACTTGTGAAGCCACACTACAAACCCAGGTCTGAGTCCAGAGATCTGAACCAGACTCTGTCTAGAGCAGCGGTTTGAGATATGTGGCTctacccccacaccccgccccgcACATCTGCCTTCCCTTTCCTCTGTGATCTCTGTGCTAGGCAGCATGGGCCAGGTGATGCCACGGGAACAAATAGCGCAACGTATTGGTGGCTTACAACAACCACTCACACGCATGTCCCCTGTGGGTGAGGCTGATAGAGTCTGTGGACAGTCCCTAAAAGGACTGGGCCCGGTGACTCTTCGGTCTACAGAAATCATGAGCCACAGATGAGTCCCGCTACTTGATGGGTGACTCCGAGGTGGGGACTCAGAGGtcccttatctgcaaaatgacagTCTACAAGGCCTACGTCACAGGGCATGAAGTAAGATGAATAATCTGAAACCCCAACATGGTGCTTACCACTAGTAGTAAGTAccacttccttccctttttcctctcaGCAGGGTTATGAActaatgtttgtgtctccccaaaattcatatgttgaagccgtGGCCCTTccatgtgatggcatttggaagtGGAGCCTCCGAGAAATAATTTAGAAGAGGGCATGAGTGTGGggcctcatgatgggattagcaTCCTTAGACCAAAGGAGGAGGGACCAGAAGGAGCTCCCCGTTtctgccacatgaggacacagcaagaaagcaTCCATccaggggtcacctgggtggctcagtggttgagcgtctgctttcagctcaggtcatgatcctggggtcccgggatcgagtaccacatcggtctccccacagggagtctgctcctccctctgcctctgtctctgcctctctctgtgtgtctcatgaataaataaataaaatcttaaaaaagaaagaaagaaagaaagaaagaaagaaagaaagaaagaaagaaagaaagaaagaaagaaagaaaggatccaTCTGGAAACCAGGAGGAGGgtcctcaccagaacccaaccgcACTgcacttccaacctccagaattatgagaaaatgtCTGTGGTGTAAGTCACCGAGTCCGTGGTGTGTGCTATGGCAGCCCGAGCTAAGACCAGAAGCATCCTAACAATTGCCACTCTCTGAATGCTTATCACCTGCTAAGCACTGTATGTCTACGTTCAATTTTTCAGGAACAATTACAGCTCCcagtttgcagatgagaaaacccggcatgagagagaggaggggtCCTGCCCAATGTCATTGCCTGTCGTCCCTCAGTTCCGTATCCACCCCTCTCTGCCCTGAAATGCTGAGGCTGGGAGTTTGAAAACTACATTTCCCTGGACTCCTTTCCCACCTGACTTCTGCAAAGAGGAAGCACTCCAGGTCAGAGGGTAAAATGTGCCTCCTCCACCTCTGCTTCTGGCAGCATCCATGGGACCGGCTGTGGTGCTTCCTGtttggccccagccccagccgcaccacctgggtggctcagtcagtcaagaggccaactcttgatttcagctcaggtcgtggtcttggggtggtgagatcgagccccgagttctggctccacactcaacggggagtctgctggggattctctgcctctcctctgcccttccccctgcttgtgggctttctctccctctaaaataaataaatagatcttaaacatatatatttaaagttccatatatattaaatatatattccatatacattaaaatctcaccaccccaagatcatgacctgagctgaaatcaagagttggcctcttgcctgactgagccacccaggtggtgcggctggggctggggccaaaCTGGAAGCACCACAGCCGGTCCCATGGATGCTGCCAGAAGCAGAGGTGGAGGAGGCACATTTTACCCTCTGATCTGGAGTGCTTCCTCTTTGCAGAAGTCAGGTGGGAAAGGAGTCCAGGGAAATGTAGTTTTCAAACTCCCAGCCTcagatcttaaatatatatatttttttggggggggggtgcagaatGTGGGGCAGCCATGTACCTTATGAGAGGCTGGGGCCTCTCTCAACCCCAGGGACTAAAGCTTGATCAGCTGAAGTCAATCAGGATTACCATCACCTTGACAGGGATTGGCTGGCTCCATTTTGGCCAACTGGAGGGGACGTGAGGAAAGTCTGCCAGGGGATAGGGTTTCTGGGAAGACAAAGATGGGGGGCCACCTCCGCCAGCTTTGGGTGTGGTTGCAGGAGGGCATGACGCTGGAGCTCCAGCCACCATCATGCAAATACCAACATGCTGAGGATGGCAGGGTGGCAAGAGAACAAGGTAGGTTCTCAGTGACTCCGTTGAACTGCTGAATTAAGGACCCCTGGGgacccctccctcctttcttcctgttcAGATGTGTATTAGCTATTCCTACTGCTCCTCCCTCAGGGCCTCTGCCTTtacagctccctctgcctggaatgctgcCCTCTGCACCCCACACAGCTGCATGGCCCTCTGCCTCACTCCCCTCCTGGTCTTCACTCAGATGTCAGCTTCCTGACGCCTCACATATAAAAGCGCACCCCTCCTACAGGCCTCCCCATTCCTCTTCTCTGCTCTGTGTTTATTATCTGTGGCCCCCACtgaaacaaagcagaaaattTTCTTTACTGTGTGTCCTCAGTGTCTAGAACTgtgctccatgcctagcatgtaACCAATAAATCTTTGTCCAATCAGTACCCAGTGAATACTTTCTGCTCTTTTTGTTGGACTTTGTATTACTTTTAGCTGAAAGCAGATGGTTCCTGGCATCCTGCCTCCTGTCCAGCTCCCCATCTTTACTTCTCTGCTCAATCCTTTGGGTCCGATGCTTGCTCTAAAATGACACTCACTCCAGACTGAGCGTTCGTTTCTCTGCCTGCCCTGGCTCCCAGATGCTGTCATCTGCAGGTCCCCTCTGGTCCCAGAATCCCCGGGAGAAGAGAGCAGACCACATCAGGGCCCTATTGGAGGTTGCGATGTGAGAAGAAGGAAACCCAAACCACTTGGCGTTGTGGGATGAGATTCATTCGGGTTTGGTTACAATGGGGAGACTGAGCCCAGATAGAAGAGAGCCAgtgtgctggtggtggtggtgctagTGGTGGAAGGGGTGCTCTAAAAGCCTAGGAAAAGAGTGTATTTGGTCCTCAAACCCATCTTGGCTGCCCAAGACTTTGCTAGACCCTAAAGAGGGGAGGAGCTGCTTCCCAGTGTTCAGGAAAACAGACACAGCCCTAGTTTGAGGGAGGCGCCTGGTGTTGCGAACAGCCTCGCCTGAGGAAGGAGGCTTCATCTTTGGGGCCCCTGATAAGAATGTGTGACCACAGAAGCAGCTCTAATCTGAGGCCTGAGGAAGTACAGCTTAGTCTGAGGGAGGAGGCATAGGCTTCATACCCTGGTGTTAAGAAAGGGGACTAGCCCTGGGGAAGCTCTtagtcagagggaggaggctcaCCCCTGGTTTCTGACTTCTCTCACCAGAAGCTTCTAGGCTTAGAAATGCCAGAAGAAAAGGGGAGTCAAAGTGCCATCTCTCAACGTGGGCCACAAGCGGGGTTGAGTGGCTGCAGGGCGAGGGCAGTGGAGGCCAGCCTGCTCAGCAGAGGGCCGCAGTGCTCAGGGCCACCAGCAGCATGGACAGGGCAAGGTGGAGGCCAGGTGGCGCACCCGAGTGGCACTTGGAGCTCATGACGGCGCGCTGGCTGGTGCTGCACTGGGGCCTGCGGGCCAGCCGGTGGCCAGGCAGCGCCAGAAGCCCCTCGGTGGCAGCCTGGGCACTGCACAGGTCCGGGGAGCCGCAGCCGCGCACACTCATGTTCTGGCCACCTGTGGAGACGTGAGGGAGGACGCACGTGAGGCCATGCCAGCAGGTGTCCCTGGTGCCATCGTGCACACCTGTCACTGTGTGCCACCCGGGAGGTCCTCTGACCCAGGTCCTTTGGGAAAACTCACCAGAAAAGCTGGGATcctccagctggggcctggtCACCGCTGTGCCTTTCATTGCTACTCTTTATACCTTACATGTATGTTGCAGGCTTTCTTTTTACTTGTATTCAATTATTAATAGTACTGAATACATTAATAACTGTGATGCCCGGAGGCCGTTCTATTTCCCACACCCTTCCAACAGATTTAGTGCACAGGTTCCTTACCTTCTTCCTACCTAGGCTTCCTCAGAGCCATTTCAGAAGGACTATGGTACAGTGTGATgcattttatatgaatataagtATACAAACGAAATCAGTTTATTGAGAATTTGGCGGGGGATATGAAAGTGATCTAGTCTTATTTTACCAACAAAGAACACCCCACCACGATTGCAGCTTGTTTTTAAGTcctcatcttttaatttttaaaaagattttatttatttattcttgaaagatacagagagagaggcagagacacaggcagagacagaaacagggtcctcgaggggagcctgatgcgggacccgatcctggaccccaggatcacaccctgagccaaaggtagatgctcaactgccgagccacacaggcatcccaagttCTCATCTTTTAAATAAGTGTATGGAAATATTTACAGTTCAAAGGATGTGATATCTGAGGTTGCATTCAAAATAATGTGGGGCGAGGGTAGAGATGAAACACAGTTGGCCATGAGTGGATAATTATTGGGGTTGGGTGAAGGGCACATGAGATTTATTAAACTATTcactcttttatttatctttgaacttctccattaaaaaaaaaaaaaaaaaaaggaaacctcacAGCACAGTCTGTATTTTCTTGGTTCATTTCCTCATAGAGCCATGATGGTCTCAGATTCACTGAAATGCCATACACAGCATTTAATATGTTCTAGAATTTTCAGTACAGTAGCCACTGGCCACACATGGCTATTGAGCACTAGAGATGCGGCTGGTCTGAAGTGAAATGTGCTGTGAGTATAAAATCCACatcagagggacgcctgggtagctcagtggttgagtgtctgacttcgtcaaggtgtgatcccaggatcctgggatcgagtcccacattaggctccctgcatggagcctgcttctccctctgcttatgtctctgcctctctctctgtgtctctcatgaataaataaataaaatcttaaaaagcatcCATACCACATTCCAAAGgcttagtaggaaaaaaaatgaatgtaaggTATCTCGTGATTTCTTATATTGATTATGCATTGAAATTACAACTGTTGGATATATTGGgtcaaataaaatactaaattaatttcatctgttactttttaatgtggctactcaGACACTTGAAATTCTATgtgtggcttgcattatattcCTTTTGGACAGTACTCATCCAGAAGTCTTACGGACTTTGAGACTCCCAACTCAGGCATGCCTGATTCAAAAACCAACGTGCTCAGGCTCACTCTTgggtgcacatgtgcacacacacacacacacacacacacggacacataGATTACCTTCTACAAGCACCAGGTCCAGCTGGACacactcagtttccccactgcGACACTGCATATAGAAGGAGgaattgcaggaccctggctggctGCTGGGACATACAGGACACAGGAACTCGTTCAGGGTGTGTGAAGTTGGCAGAATTGCTGTAAAGGGAAGGGTTACAGTCAGCCAGGAGGGCTCTCAGGACCTCCAGGGCTCTCTGTGCTCACGAGCTCCCCAACAGTGAGATGACCTTACTGGAATTTCCCACTTAGCTGGGGTCAGGCTGCCTTTGGGCAGCCTGGCTGGGGAATAGGGATGCTCCTGAGTGATGTTTCTACCTGCCTGCCTTCCTCAAATCCGGACAAAGTCTCCTCCACAGTCACCCCACCACTTCCTTGGCCACCCGCGACTGCTTTCTGGTGGCAGCATACCGAGAGGAGTGAGTTCTTGGCAGTTGCCTTGGCAACAGGTGGAATTGATCCAGAAACTAAAGTCACTGCTGTAGGTGAAGGCAGAGATGGAGGTGCCAAATCCACAGTCCTTGGAGGCCACACAGGAACCACGTCTCCAGACAACAGAGTTACCTTCCTCTAAGGCTGGAGAGATGCGGAGGGTAGGTTTGTGAGGAAAGGCGATCGTGAACCACCCCCTGACTAGAAGCCCCTTCTGGGTGTCATTGTTGGCATCTTTACTTACGTTGCTGGAAGGCAGAGAAGAGCTGGTTTCCAGCTCACTTCCTTTTCCCATGTACAGAAAAGTCTAGTTTTTCCCTTTATGGGGCAGACCCACAGAGGCCTCCTTGCCCAGAATGTTGTCCTAGATCAAGATGGCTGTGACTCTATCTCCCACCCCCCAGGCTTTTCTGTATCTTACCTCAGCACTCCCATATCAAGAGATAGAATCCATGTCCTCATCCCTTAAATCTGAGCTGGCCTTGTGACTTGCTCTAATCAATAGACTGTGGCAAGAGTGAcactgggctggggctgggcttctCTCTCTTAAGAAGCCCATGGTCTCCACCTCTTCCTTCTCGGAAGCCAGCACCATACTGTAAGGAAGCTCAGCGAGGCTACTGACTGGTGACAGACCACATGGACAGAGATCTCAGAAGGCAAGAGGCTGTATCGAACATTCCAGCCCCAGCCAGGTTCTCAGATAAATGCAGCCACATGGAGGAACATCACCTCTTAGAGGAGAAGATCTGCCTAAGCTGAGCTTCATCAACCCACAGAATAGTGAGAAATAGTaaatcattgttttaagccacacagttttatttttaaatggtggccaaaaaaccccaaaacaaaaccaccctatataatataaaatgtaccCTCTTAGGCATTTTTAAGTATATCTTCTGTGGTGTTAACTATATTTACATTGTCatgcaacagatctctagaaccttctcattttgcaaaactaaaactacCACCAAGGTGACTACTCTAGGTATCTCACATAAAAGAagtcatgcaaaaaaaaaaaaaaaaagaagtcatgcaGTATTTGCTCTCTTGTGACTGGTTAAGCCACTATGTCTTGAGCTGACTTATTCAGTAATAAATAACTGTAGCAAGGTGGCATCAGATTTTAAATGTACACGCTCCACTGCCACCAGCCTCTGCCCTCCAACACCAGGAAAAGCCTGCCTCCGCTGGTGCTGGAGGCCAGGCAGCAAACAAAGGGGCTGGGCAGCAAACATGGGGGGCAGGGCAGCAAacgtggtggggggcggggcaaggGGTGGTGTGCTTCAGGCCCCTTTTCACCTCCACCACCTAATCCAGTCTCCAGGGACACTCACCCAAGATGCCCAGTGTCTGAAGGCAGTAGTTCCTATCCGCTGCGCAGAGGACCGTGTCACAATCATTGAGGCCTGAGCAGGTGAAACAGGTGGTGAGTTTATCCTTGGTCAGAGTTGTGGTTGCAGAGGaacctggagagagagaggaaggtaaATTGGCTGGGGAAcagcgtctgtgtgtgtgtgtgtgtgtgtgtgtgtgtacacgtttCTGAGTACATCAGTGT from Canis aureus isolate CA01 chromosome 1, VMU_Caureus_v.1.0, whole genome shotgun sequence encodes the following:
- the LOC144284632 gene encoding uncharacterized protein LOC144284632, which produces MLQLLTALALLGALATPAGTSKTCPACSLLGDCTERTCPPTKEACLFSQMQLENGNLIKNGSCVAPGECREGVYSLTYGPDLSLWVSMACCEDNCSKATRQEAPPKAQLNGVKCHYCFGDKSALCDSRSVMNCTGDQTVCLTLNGTWNGGGPQILKGCATPNVCHLQVNTILGPEASGFHLIGKPECDYMVTTPQPSSSATTTLTKDKLTTCFTCSGLNDCDTVLCAADRNYCLQTLGILALEEGNSVVWRRGSCVASKDCGFGTSISAFTYSSDFSFWINSTCCQGNCQELTPLAILPTSHTLNEFLCPVCPSSQPGSCNSSFYMQCRSGETECVQLDLVLVEGGQNMSVRGCGSPDLCSAQAATEGLLALPGHRLARRPQCSTSQRAVMSSKCHSGAPPGLHLALSMLLVALSTAALC